In the Plectropomus leopardus isolate mb chromosome 5, YSFRI_Pleo_2.0, whole genome shotgun sequence genome, one interval contains:
- the nop53 gene encoding ribosome biogenesis protein NOP53 isoform X1 yields the protein MATARRLKRVVASQPGFLNLKSTSDGEVSGSSRRKRVNKNKKKNWNKHSDITDVDGFLEDVRHQERTTGGLLSEKSDDSLFFLDVKPKKAEQEAEPVEGKKRKGKTQRPLRIDLILQHDSLVPPPKDVLAYQQPNAKKLRRIAQKAEQLAAKGVVPRRQKQLLNRRPAEKTAKKAVTEANNNPEREYYDIWGQESKDTADPWYLQQTGKKLVKRPEKLNEKPSVLPAVEVIAPGGSYNPDFFSHQALLKDAHEVEVKKQKEEDKIERQLAVNKEHIATEETIFKEQVEGLVEEEDEGEEAAAPNEEEEGVAVGAIAQAEKKTERQRKKERAEKIKEQRRLASKRQTDQRQQLFQLRSIKSSIKEQEQKTKAKQTQRKAKQEAQKAQPRRLGKLKFQAQDMEVKLSDELAGSLRQLKPEGSVLKDRFKSLQKRNLIEPRERAKFKRRLKLKYVEKRAFREIT from the exons ATGGCGACGGCCAGGAGGCTGAAACGCGTGGTGGCTTCTCAGCCAGgttttctaaatttaaagtCCACTTCAGACGGTGAGGTTTCAGGCAGCAGCCGGAGAAAACGCGTGAacaagaataagaaaaagaacTGGAACAAACACAGCGATATTACAGATGTAGACGGGTTTTTGGAGGACGTCAGGCACCAGGAGAGGACCACAGG GGGTCTGCTGTCTGAGAAGTCTGACGACAGTTTGTTCTTTTTGGATGTAAAACCAAAGAAAGCTGAACAGGAGG CAGAGCCTGTCGAGGGGAAGAAGAGGAAAGGGAAAACACAGCGTCCTCTGAGGATAGACCTAATCCTGCAGCACGACTCCCTCGTTCCACCACCTAAAGA TGTGCTGGCCTATCAGCAACCCAATGCCAAGAAACTCCGTCGCATCGCCCAGAAGGCCGAGCAGCTGGCAGCCAAAGGCGTGGTACCACGGAGGCAGAAACAGCTGTTAAACAGGCGGCCTGCCGAAAAGACGGCCAAGAAGGCTGTGACAGAGGCCAACAACAACCCAGAAAGAGAATACTACGACATATGGGGACAAGAGT CCAAAGATACAGCCGACCCCTGGTACCTTCAACAGACGGGCAAGAAGCTCGTCAAG CGTCCAGAGAAGCTGAATGAGAAGCCGTCTGTGCTTCCTGCTGTGGAGGTGATCGCTCCTGGAGGATCCTACAACCCCGACTTCTTCTCCCATCAG GCCCTGCTGAAGGACGCACATGAGGTGGAAgtcaagaaacaaaaagaagaagacaagaTAGAGAGACAGCTGGCTGTCAACAAGGAACACATAGCAACAGAG GAGACCATCTTCAAAGAACAGGTGGAGGGTCtggtggaggaagaggatgaaggTGAAGAAGCAGCGGCTCCtaatgaggaagaggagggtgtGGCGGTGGGAGCAATCGCACAGGCGGAGAAGAAaactgagagacagaggaagaaagagagggcAGAGAAAATTAAG GAACAACGGCGACTGGCGAGCAAACGGCAGACTGACCAGCGGCAGCAGCTCTTCCAGCTGCGCTCCATAAAGTCCTCCATCAAAGAGCAGGAACAGAAGACCAAGGCCAAACAGACGCAGCGCAAGGCCAAGCAGGAGGCCCAGAAAGCTCAGCCCAGACGCCTCGGCAAACTCAA GTTTCAGGCTCAGGACATGGAGGTTAAGTTGAGTGACGAGCTGGCCGGCTCCCTGCGACAACTCAAG CCAGAGGGCAGCGTCCTCAAGGACCGCTTCAAGAGTCTGCAGAAGAGGAACCTGATCGAACCCAGAGAAAGAGCCAA GTTCAAGAGGCGACTCAAGCTGAAATATGTGGAGAAGAGGGCTTTTAGAGAGATCACTTAG
- the LOC121943380 gene encoding histone H3-like centromeric protein CSE4 translates to MARTKQTARKSTGGKAPRKQLATKAARKSAPSTGGVKKPHRYRPGTVALREIRRYQKSTELLIRKLPFQRLVREIAQDFKTDLRFQSAAIGALQEASEAYLVGLFEDTNLCAIHAKRVTIMPKDIQLARRIRGERASLVAMARTKQTARKSTGGKAPRKQLATKAARKSAPSTGGVKKPHRYRPGTVALREIRRYQKSTELLIRKLPFQRLVREIAQDFKTDLRFQSAAIGALQEASEAYLVGLFEDTNLCAIHAKRVTIMPKDIQLARRIRGERA, encoded by the exons ATGGCCCGTACCAAGCAGACTGCCCGTAAGTCCACTGGAGGCAAAGCCCCACGTAAACAGCTGGCCACGAAGGCCGCTCGCAAGAGCGCCCCTTCCACTGGTGGGGTCAAGAAGCCCCATCGTTACAG GCCCGGTACCGTGGCTCTGCGTGAGATCCGTCGTTATCAGAAGTCCACTGAGCTGCTGATCCGCAAGCTGCCCTTCCAGCGTCTGGTGAGAGAAATCGCCCAGGACTTCAAGACTGATCTGCGTTTCCAGAGCGCAGCCATCGGAGCTCTGCAG GAGGCCAGCGAGGCCTACCTGGTGGGTCTGTTTGAGGACACCAACCTGTGCGCCATCCACGCCAAGCGTGTCACCATCATGCCCAAAGACATCCAGCTGGCGCGTCGTATCCGCGGGGAGCgtgct tcTTTAGTAGCCATGGCCCGTACCAAGCAGACTGCCCGTAAGTCCACTGGAGGCAAAGCCCCACGTAAACAGCTGGCCACGAAGGCCGCTCGCAAGAGCGCCCCTTCCACTGGTGGGGTCAAGAAGCCCCATCGTTACAG GCCCGGTACCGTGGCTCTGCGTGAGATCCGTCGTTATCAGAAGTCCACTGAGCTGCTGATCCGCAAGCTGCCCTTCCAGCGTCTGGTGAGAGAAATCGCCCAGGACTTCAAGACTGATCTGCGTTTCCAGAGCGCAGCCATCGGAGCTCTGCAG GAGGCCAGCGAGGCCTACCTGGTGGGTCTGTTTGAGGACACCAACCTGTGCGCCATCCACGCCAAGCGTGTCACCATCATGCCCAAAGACATCCAGCTGGCGCGTCGTATCCGCGGGGAGCGTGCTTAA
- the nop53 gene encoding ribosome biogenesis protein NOP53 isoform X2, producing the protein MATARRLKRVVASQPGFLNLKSTSDGEVSGSSRRKRVNKNKKKNWNKHSDITDVDGFLEDVRHQERTTGGLLSEKSDDSLFFLDVKPKKAEQEAAEPVEGKKRKGKTQRPLRIDLILQHDSLVPPPKDVLAYQQPNAKKLRRIAQKAEQLAAKGVVPRRQKQLLNRRPAEKTAKKAVTEANNNPEREYYDIWGQESKDTADPWYLQQTGKKLVKRPEKLNEKPSVLPAVEVIAPGGSYNPDFFSHQALLKDAHEVEVKKQKEEDKIERQLAVNKEHIATEETIFKEQVEGLVEEEDEGEEAAAPNEEEEGVAVGAIAQAEKKTERQRKKERAEKIKEQRRLASKRQTDQRQQLFQLRSIKSSIKEQEQKTKAKQTQRKAKQEAQKAQPRRLGKLKFQAQDMEVKLSDELAGSLRQLKPEGSVLKDRFKSLQKRNLIEPRERAKFKRRLKLKYVEKRAFREIT; encoded by the exons ATGGCGACGGCCAGGAGGCTGAAACGCGTGGTGGCTTCTCAGCCAGgttttctaaatttaaagtCCACTTCAGACGGTGAGGTTTCAGGCAGCAGCCGGAGAAAACGCGTGAacaagaataagaaaaagaacTGGAACAAACACAGCGATATTACAGATGTAGACGGGTTTTTGGAGGACGTCAGGCACCAGGAGAGGACCACAGG GGGTCTGCTGTCTGAGAAGTCTGACGACAGTTTGTTCTTTTTGGATGTAAAACCAAAGAAAGCTGAACAGGAGG CAGCAGAGCCTGTCGAGGGGAAGAAGAGGAAAGGGAAAACACAGCGTCCTCTGAGGATAGACCTAATCCTGCAGCACGACTCCCTCGTTCCACCACCTAAAGA TGTGCTGGCCTATCAGCAACCCAATGCCAAGAAACTCCGTCGCATCGCCCAGAAGGCCGAGCAGCTGGCAGCCAAAGGCGTGGTACCACGGAGGCAGAAACAGCTGTTAAACAGGCGGCCTGCCGAAAAGACGGCCAAGAAGGCTGTGACAGAGGCCAACAACAACCCAGAAAGAGAATACTACGACATATGGGGACAAGAGT CCAAAGATACAGCCGACCCCTGGTACCTTCAACAGACGGGCAAGAAGCTCGTCAAG CGTCCAGAGAAGCTGAATGAGAAGCCGTCTGTGCTTCCTGCTGTGGAGGTGATCGCTCCTGGAGGATCCTACAACCCCGACTTCTTCTCCCATCAG GCCCTGCTGAAGGACGCACATGAGGTGGAAgtcaagaaacaaaaagaagaagacaagaTAGAGAGACAGCTGGCTGTCAACAAGGAACACATAGCAACAGAG GAGACCATCTTCAAAGAACAGGTGGAGGGTCtggtggaggaagaggatgaaggTGAAGAAGCAGCGGCTCCtaatgaggaagaggagggtgtGGCGGTGGGAGCAATCGCACAGGCGGAGAAGAAaactgagagacagaggaagaaagagagggcAGAGAAAATTAAG GAACAACGGCGACTGGCGAGCAAACGGCAGACTGACCAGCGGCAGCAGCTCTTCCAGCTGCGCTCCATAAAGTCCTCCATCAAAGAGCAGGAACAGAAGACCAAGGCCAAACAGACGCAGCGCAAGGCCAAGCAGGAGGCCCAGAAAGCTCAGCCCAGACGCCTCGGCAAACTCAA GTTTCAGGCTCAGGACATGGAGGTTAAGTTGAGTGACGAGCTGGCCGGCTCCCTGCGACAACTCAAG CCAGAGGGCAGCGTCCTCAAGGACCGCTTCAAGAGTCTGCAGAAGAGGAACCTGATCGAACCCAGAGAAAGAGCCAA GTTCAAGAGGCGACTCAAGCTGAAATATGTGGAGAAGAGGGCTTTTAGAGAGATCACTTAG